In Streptantibioticus cattleyicolor NRRL 8057 = DSM 46488, a genomic segment contains:
- a CDS encoding MarR family winged helix-turn-helix transcriptional regulator, with the protein MDDDALAERLRQTVGELVRAVRVVDTMPPGEAAVLGFLDRGGPLTTADLAHRRGVTHQSAAKSVKELVGAGLVRAEPHPADGRKLLLHITDAGRARLRRERAQRAGALDAAIRDTFSPEERQRLGDCVGLLSRLIARLTGR; encoded by the coding sequence ATGGACGACGACGCGCTGGCCGAGCGGCTGCGGCAGACGGTCGGGGAACTGGTCCGGGCGGTACGTGTGGTGGACACCATGCCCCCCGGGGAGGCGGCCGTCCTCGGCTTCCTCGACCGCGGCGGCCCGCTGACCACGGCCGACCTCGCCCACCGCCGCGGCGTGACCCACCAGTCGGCCGCCAAGTCCGTCAAGGAACTCGTCGGCGCCGGCCTGGTCCGCGCCGAACCCCACCCCGCCGACGGCCGCAAACTCCTGCTCCACATCACCGACGCCGGCCGCGCCCGCCTGCGCCGCGAACGCGCCCAGCGCGCCGGCGCCCTCGACGCCGCCATCCGCGACACCTTCAGCCCCGAGGAACGGCAGCGGCTGGGCGACTGCGTCGGCCTGCTCTCCCGCCTGATCGCACGGCTGACCGGCAGGTGA
- a CDS encoding MBL fold metallo-hydrolase — protein MHLTKFGHACVRVEKDGRRLVIDPGGLTEPAALDGADAVLVTHEHFDHFSEETLRRAAERDRGLRIWANPAVAARLDGLGTRVTAVGEGEAFTAAGFEVTVHGTWHAVIHPDIPRVANVGFLIDGALFHPGDALTVPDAAVDTLLLPAHAPWSTVGHLIDYLREVAPRDAYAIHDGALNDTGTAMVGGLLGDNGPGTPARYHRLAPGATVRVDRLSATDAGRRGRR, from the coding sequence ATGCACCTCACCAAGTTCGGCCACGCCTGCGTCCGCGTCGAGAAGGACGGCCGCCGCCTGGTCATCGACCCGGGCGGTCTGACCGAGCCGGCGGCGCTCGACGGCGCCGACGCGGTCCTGGTCACGCACGAGCACTTCGACCACTTCTCGGAGGAGACGCTGCGCCGGGCGGCCGAACGCGACCGGGGCCTGCGGATCTGGGCCAACCCCGCCGTCGCCGCGCGGCTGGACGGCCTCGGCACCCGGGTCACCGCCGTCGGAGAGGGCGAGGCGTTCACCGCGGCCGGCTTCGAGGTGACCGTCCACGGCACCTGGCACGCGGTCATCCACCCCGACATCCCGCGGGTGGCCAACGTCGGCTTCCTCATCGACGGCGCCCTCTTCCACCCCGGCGACGCCCTCACCGTCCCCGACGCCGCCGTCGACACGCTGCTGCTGCCGGCGCACGCCCCGTGGTCCACCGTCGGCCACCTGATCGACTACCTCCGCGAGGTCGCCCCCCGGGACGCCTACGCCATTCACGACGGCGCCCTCAACGACACCGGCACCGCGATGGTCGGCGGCCTGCTGGGCGACAACGGCCCCGGCACGCCGGCGCGTTACCACCGCCTCGCCCCGGGCGCCACCGTCCGCGTCGACCGCCTCAGCGCGACGGACGCCGGTCGTCGTGGGCGACGGTGA
- a CDS encoding NAD(P)-dependent oxidoreductase, giving the protein MTTVGTSARTIAVLGATGMVGSRVTGEARSRGHRVLALARKPASDDPGVTPVAVDVTDAGAVRQALAGSASHGAVDAVVLTVRTDPADEDFLVGATRTVLDAAARTGARVLVVGGAGALRSPGDPALLVADDPAYVPAEFRAVAAAGVAQLRACRERPGDDWVYLSPPALLEPGRRTGRYRRGTGTLLTDADGRSWISAEDLAVAVLDELRSPGVERHITVAHDDRRPSR; this is encoded by the coding sequence ATGACCACAGTGGGAACGTCAGCGAGGACGATCGCCGTGCTGGGCGCCACCGGCATGGTCGGCAGCCGCGTGACCGGCGAGGCCCGGTCCCGTGGGCACCGGGTGCTGGCGCTGGCCCGGAAGCCGGCGAGCGACGACCCGGGCGTGACGCCGGTCGCGGTCGACGTCACCGACGCCGGCGCCGTACGGCAGGCGCTGGCCGGCTCCGCCTCGCACGGCGCCGTGGACGCCGTCGTGCTGACAGTGCGGACCGACCCGGCCGACGAGGACTTCCTGGTCGGTGCCACCCGTACGGTGCTGGACGCCGCGGCGCGGACCGGGGCCCGCGTCCTCGTGGTCGGCGGCGCCGGGGCGTTGCGCAGCCCCGGGGACCCGGCCCTGCTGGTCGCCGACGATCCGGCCTACGTGCCCGCCGAGTTCCGGGCCGTCGCCGCGGCCGGGGTCGCCCAGTTGCGTGCCTGCCGGGAGCGTCCCGGGGACGACTGGGTCTACCTGAGCCCGCCGGCCCTGCTGGAGCCCGGCCGGCGCACCGGACGCTACCGGCGCGGCACCGGCACGTTGCTCACCGACGCCGACGGCCGTTCGTGGATCAGCGCCGAGGACCTGGCCGTCGCCGTGCTCGACGAACTCCGGTCCCCCGGCGTGGAACGCCACATCACCGTCGCCCACGACGACCGGCGTCCGTCGCGCTGA
- a CDS encoding EamA family transporter — MRSSIPRSPGPPRVPSARRAAAVALTALAPASWGTTYVVTTRLLPPGHPLFAGLMRALPAGLLALAITRVLPRGQWWWKAAVLGVLNIGGMPLLFVAAERLPGGVAATLGAAQPLLVAGLAVALLGDRPTAWRLAWGVLGVLGVGLVVLGPRARLDPVGVLAGLGHTAAMAGGVVLTKRWGRPAGVGPLALAGWQLTVGGLLLLPLTLAFEGVPPHIGAGAVGGYLWLGSMGGLIAYTLWFRGIGKLPVGATAPLVLLSPLVATVIGTASGEALNALQTSGFLLALAALLGAQLDPPRLSGRRTRGGTAADTIRKDLIEEGRMR; from the coding sequence ATGCGTTCCTCGATCCCACGGTCACCCGGCCCGCCGCGCGTCCCGTCCGCGCGGCGGGCGGCGGCCGTCGCACTGACCGCGCTCGCCCCCGCCTCCTGGGGCACCACCTATGTGGTGACGACGAGGCTGCTGCCGCCCGGGCATCCGCTGTTCGCCGGGCTGATGCGCGCCCTGCCCGCCGGGTTGCTCGCGTTGGCGATCACCCGGGTGCTGCCGCGCGGGCAGTGGTGGTGGAAGGCCGCCGTCCTGGGGGTGCTCAACATCGGCGGGATGCCGTTGCTGTTCGTGGCGGCCGAACGGCTCCCCGGCGGGGTCGCGGCCACCCTCGGCGCGGCGCAGCCGCTGCTGGTCGCGGGGTTGGCCGTCGCGCTGCTCGGCGACCGCCCGACCGCCTGGCGGCTTGCGTGGGGGGTGCTCGGGGTGCTCGGGGTGGGGCTGGTCGTGCTCGGTCCGCGGGCCCGGCTGGACCCGGTCGGGGTGCTCGCCGGCCTCGGTCACACGGCCGCCATGGCCGGCGGGGTGGTCCTCACCAAGCGGTGGGGGCGCCCGGCGGGGGTCGGCCCGCTGGCCCTGGCGGGGTGGCAACTGACCGTCGGCGGGCTGCTGTTGCTGCCGCTGACCCTGGCGTTCGAGGGGGTGCCGCCGCACATCGGCGCCGGGGCGGTCGGCGGTTACCTGTGGCTCGGCAGCATGGGCGGGCTGATCGCGTACACGCTGTGGTTCCGTGGGATCGGGAAGCTGCCGGTGGGCGCCACCGCGCCGCTGGTGCTGCTCTCCCCGCTGGTCGCCACGGTCATCGGCACGGCGTCGGGCGAGGCGCTGAACGCGTTGCAGACCTCCGGCTTCCTCCTCGCCCTGGCCGCTCTGCTCGGAGCGCAGCTCGACCCGCCGCGCCTGTCCGGCCGCCGCACGCGCGGCGGGACGGCCGCGGACACCATCCGCAAGGACCTGATCGAAGAAGGACGGATGCGATGA
- a CDS encoding LysR family transcriptional regulator, translated as MDLQQMRYVVAVAETRNFTRAAERCSVVQSSLSHRIAGLERELGVKLFARSSRRVELTSAGAAFVAGARECLAAADRAAADAAAATGVVRGRLAVGVIVTTAAVDIPELLQRYRAKHPRVRVALRSGRSDDLVAAIRDGDLDIAFLGLPRGDRPLGVESVVLDEHEHVLVVPSGHRLAGAPRVTLREIADETFVDFVAGTPARAQSDQAFAAAGLVRHVAYEAGVVELITGLITRGLGVALLPSAFIRPLVADAPGLALVPVADGPGRVEHLAWSRFNPSPATRVMLDVLGVRPPSATRAAQRSGTTATGHRA; from the coding sequence ATGGACCTCCAGCAGATGCGGTACGTCGTCGCCGTCGCCGAGACCCGCAACTTCACCCGGGCCGCCGAGCGGTGCTCGGTGGTGCAGTCGTCACTCAGCCACCGGATAGCCGGCCTGGAACGGGAACTCGGGGTCAAGCTGTTCGCCCGCTCCAGCCGCCGCGTCGAACTGACCAGCGCGGGAGCGGCGTTCGTGGCCGGGGCGCGTGAGTGCCTGGCCGCCGCCGACCGCGCCGCGGCCGACGCCGCCGCGGCGACCGGCGTGGTCCGCGGCCGGCTCGCCGTCGGCGTGATCGTGACGACGGCCGCCGTCGACATCCCCGAACTGCTCCAGCGGTACCGCGCCAAGCACCCGCGGGTCCGCGTCGCCCTGCGGTCCGGGCGCAGCGACGACCTGGTCGCGGCGATCCGCGACGGCGACCTGGACATCGCCTTCCTCGGCCTGCCGCGCGGCGACCGCCCCCTCGGCGTCGAGAGCGTCGTGCTCGACGAGCACGAACACGTCCTGGTGGTGCCCTCCGGCCACCGGCTCGCGGGGGCGCCCCGGGTCACGCTGCGGGAGATCGCCGACGAGACGTTCGTGGACTTCGTGGCCGGGACGCCCGCCCGCGCCCAGTCCGACCAGGCGTTCGCCGCCGCGGGCCTGGTCCGCCACGTCGCCTACGAGGCCGGGGTCGTCGAGCTGATCACGGGGCTGATCACGCGCGGGCTCGGGGTGGCGCTGCTTCCCTCGGCGTTCATCCGCCCGCTGGTCGCCGACGCCCCCGGGCTGGCGCTGGTCCCGGTGGCCGACGGGCCGGGTCGCGTCGAACACCTCGCGTGGAGCCGCTTCAACCCCAGCCCCGCGACCCGGGTGATGCTCGACGTCCTCGGGGTCCGGCCACCGTCGGCCACGCGCGCCGCTCAACGGTCGGGTACGACCGCGACCGGACACCGCGCGTGA
- a CDS encoding universal stress protein: MDATGPAREVVVGVDGSADSERAADWAASEARRRGCRLRVLHATGTGPEPPRPAPRNNGYRHTVRAARALLDDARHRVAAGHPGLCVETTLTTDDPEGPLLAAAEGAELLVLGTRGRGGFSTLLLGSVGLRVASHVTCPLVVVRGRAVREPARRVVAGVQDVRDAEAVLFAAETAARWRAGLLALHAWEPVSEVGHLVPRVDTVRELRHEHVRSLLQSLTAAEVTARVPGLRVEREVVDGGAAAALVDASARADLLVVAAHRPRTPTGLRLGPVAHAVLHHARCPVAVVPDR; the protein is encoded by the coding sequence ATGGACGCCACCGGCCCGGCCCGTGAGGTGGTCGTCGGCGTCGACGGCTCGGCGGACTCCGAGCGGGCCGCGGACTGGGCCGCGTCGGAGGCCCGGCGCCGTGGATGCCGGCTGCGGGTGCTGCACGCCACCGGGACCGGCCCGGAGCCCCCGCGCCCGGCGCCCCGCAACAACGGGTACCGGCACACCGTACGGGCGGCCCGCGCCCTGCTGGACGACGCACGCCACCGCGTCGCCGCCGGCCACCCCGGGCTGTGCGTGGAGACCACGCTGACCACGGACGACCCGGAGGGACCCCTGCTGGCGGCGGCCGAGGGCGCCGAACTGCTGGTGCTCGGCACCCGTGGGCGCGGCGGCTTCAGCACGCTGCTGCTGGGCTCGGTCGGTCTGCGGGTCGCCTCCCACGTCACCTGCCCGCTGGTGGTGGTACGCGGCCGTGCCGTCCGGGAACCGGCCCGCCGTGTCGTCGCCGGGGTCCAGGACGTCCGCGACGCCGAAGCCGTCCTGTTCGCCGCCGAGACCGCGGCCCGGTGGCGGGCGGGGTTGCTCGCGCTGCACGCCTGGGAGCCGGTGAGCGAGGTCGGCCACCTGGTGCCGCGCGTGGACACGGTGCGTGAGCTGCGGCACGAGCACGTCCGGTCGCTGCTCCAGTCGCTCACGGCGGCCGAGGTGACGGCGCGCGTTCCCGGGCTGCGTGTCGAGCGCGAGGTGGTCGACGGCGGGGCCGCCGCCGCGCTGGTGGACGCCTCCGCGCGGGCCGACCTGCTGGTGGTCGCGGCGCACCGCCCGCGCACCCCGACCGGGCTGCGCCTCGGACCGGTCGCCCACGCGGTGCTGCATCACGCGCGGTGTCCGGTCGCGGTCGTACCCGACCGTTGA